The Brasilonema sennae CENA114 genome includes a region encoding these proteins:
- a CDS encoding class I SAM-dependent methyltransferase, producing MNKRRDNVPFDPYYFEKQASLDVTFSLSNTFRHIYQTNHWRGSDSVSGEGASSTQTQQIEAKLPALLKTLQVDVLLDLPCGDFSWMQLIDLPVSRYIGADIVSELILENQKRYGSQNHQFLTLDFLSEPLPTADLLLCRDCFVHLSFGDIFSALNNMKRSQITYLLTTTFPNCEENEDITTGDWRLLNLEKPPFSFPTPLQLINEQCSEGGGIFRDKSLGLWLLQDIHLVKEL from the coding sequence ATGAACAAACGGCGAGATAATGTCCCCTTTGATCCTTACTACTTCGAGAAACAAGCATCCCTAGATGTGACCTTTTCACTCAGCAACACGTTCCGCCACATCTACCAAACTAATCATTGGCGTGGATCCGATTCAGTTTCAGGGGAAGGCGCGAGTAGCACCCAAACACAACAGATAGAAGCTAAACTTCCAGCACTACTTAAGACATTACAGGTAGATGTACTCCTCGATCTACCGTGCGGAGACTTCAGTTGGATGCAGTTGATTGACTTACCTGTTTCACGTTATATCGGCGCAGATATTGTGTCCGAACTTATCCTAGAGAATCAGAAGCGGTACGGAAGCCAAAATCATCAGTTTCTGACACTGGATTTTCTAAGCGAACCTCTACCAACAGCAGATCTCTTGTTATGCCGAGACTGCTTTGTGCATCTTTCGTTTGGAGACATTTTCTCTGCTCTCAATAACATGAAAAGGAGCCAGATTACTTACCTACTGACGACTACTTTCCCTAATTGTGAGGAGAATGAAGATATTACCACAGGTGACTGGCGTTTACTAAATTTAGAAAAACCCCCTTTTTCTTTTCCGACACCACTACAGCTGATCAACGAGCAATGTAGTGAGGGAGGTGGTATTTTTCGAGATAAGAGTTTAGGATTATGGCTTTTACAAGATATTCATTTAGTGAAGGAACTCTAA